The Aggregatilinea lenta genome includes a region encoding these proteins:
- a CDS encoding PAS domain S-box protein yields MSGAQRKSLWELLWDYDPNGLIVLDRDMNVQIVNPAFCRMFGVEADAILDQPAEQILDDVDEFRRAWQRDEVVPSRERHYAQHGVYVRKVLFPIHDQQIIACIMVDLTHEQQQREELQRLKRETAKQINEVVDNQMKVAQEIAGLLGETTAETKVSMLRLLQMIEQGTV; encoded by the coding sequence ATGAGCGGAGCACAACGGAAAAGCCTGTGGGAACTGCTGTGGGATTACGACCCGAACGGGCTGATCGTGCTGGACAGGGACATGAACGTCCAGATCGTGAACCCGGCGTTCTGCCGGATGTTTGGCGTGGAGGCGGACGCGATCCTCGACCAGCCCGCCGAGCAGATCCTGGACGACGTGGACGAGTTCCGGCGCGCGTGGCAGCGCGACGAAGTCGTACCTTCGCGCGAGCGCCACTACGCCCAGCACGGGGTGTATGTGCGCAAGGTGCTGTTCCCGATCCATGACCAGCAGATCATCGCGTGTATCATGGTCGATCTGACGCACGAGCAGCAGCAGCGCGAGGAGCTTCAACGCCTGAAGCGCGAGACGGCCAAGCAGATCAACGAGGTGGTCGATAACCAGATGAAGGTCGCGCAGGAGATCGCGGGGCTGCTGGGCGAGACGACAGCCGAGACGAAGGTCAGTATGCTGCGCTTGCTGCAAATGATCGAACAGGGAACCGTCTGA
- a CDS encoding (2Fe-2S) ferredoxin domain-containing protein, with the protein MQKTVLYLCVGSACHQYGAYKIRFALEDLLAEGDLADRVELKGAFCLGPCMDGVALKVDGEIITRVRPENLEQKFRDEIVPRLR; encoded by the coding sequence ATGCAAAAAACTGTTTTGTACCTGTGTGTGGGATCGGCGTGCCACCAGTACGGCGCGTACAAGATCCGGTTCGCGCTGGAAGACCTGCTGGCCGAGGGTGACCTGGCCGACCGGGTCGAACTCAAAGGCGCGTTTTGCCTGGGGCCGTGCATGGACGGTGTGGCGCTGAAGGTGGACGGCGAGATCATCACCCGCGTGAGGCCGGAAAATCTGGAGCAGAAGTTCAGGGACGAGATCGTGCCGCGTCTGCGCTAG
- a CDS encoding LacI family DNA-binding transcriptional regulator has product MATVRDVAQRAHVSIATVSRALNNHPRVSESTRMAVIRAAQDLGYPVERLRSTPHIAQSVLVLARHDSEGAAGPAAKPIVREFEQTVWRGVHAVLEERGITTRLQSSHISSADADFFANDMGVSGLVLLGGMIHPRFVAHLQARAIPFVVAGAHLHPLRVNCVMADVPQGMRDATQHLIDTGRRRIGLVNGPDETTTSREKWDTLRLMLALNDLPFDPRQVTISGFNAEAGCQQTYRLLDQFPELDAIVYADATIAMGGLRALREKGRRIPEDVAVVGFGDYEIAEFTDPPLTTVHFDMHQMGAIAARRLCMLLDDAPDEPWLIRVPTTLKHRKST; this is encoded by the coding sequence ATGGCTACGGTTAGAGATGTTGCGCAGCGCGCCCACGTATCGATCGCCACAGTTTCGCGGGCGCTCAACAACCACCCGCGCGTCAGCGAAAGCACGCGGATGGCCGTTATCCGGGCCGCGCAGGACCTCGGCTACCCGGTCGAGCGGTTGCGCAGCACGCCGCACATCGCGCAGTCAGTGCTGGTACTCGCGCGTCACGACAGCGAAGGCGCTGCGGGACCTGCGGCCAAGCCCATCGTGCGCGAATTCGAGCAGACCGTGTGGCGCGGCGTGCATGCCGTCCTCGAAGAGCGCGGCATCACCACCCGCCTGCAAAGCTCGCACATCTCTTCCGCTGATGCGGATTTCTTCGCCAACGACATGGGCGTGTCGGGGCTGGTCCTGCTGGGCGGCATGATCCACCCTCGCTTCGTGGCGCACCTCCAGGCGCGCGCGATTCCCTTCGTGGTCGCGGGCGCGCATCTTCACCCGCTGCGCGTGAACTGCGTCATGGCCGACGTTCCGCAGGGCATGCGTGACGCCACGCAGCATCTGATCGACACGGGCCGCCGCCGCATCGGGCTGGTCAACGGCCCGGACGAGACGACCACCAGCCGCGAAAAGTGGGATACCCTGCGGCTCATGCTGGCGCTCAACGATCTGCCCTTCGATCCGCGCCAGGTGACGATCAGCGGGTTCAACGCCGAGGCGGGCTGCCAGCAAACGTACCGCCTGCTCGACCAATTCCCGGAACTGGATGCTATCGTCTACGCCGACGCCACCATCGCGATGGGCGGGCTGCGCGCGCTGCGCGAAAAAGGGCGTCGCATCCCCGAAGACGTCGCCGTAGTGGGTTTTGGCGACTACGAAATTGCCGAGTTCACCGACCCGCCGCTGACCACCGTGCACTTCGACATGCACCAGATGGGCGCCATCGCGGCGCGGCGGCTGTGCATGCTGCTGGACGACGCGCCCGACGAACCGTGGCTAATCCGCGTTCCGACCACGCTCAAACACCGTAAATCCACTTAA
- a CDS encoding carbohydrate ABC transporter permease — MTTHATPRETAKSFPGRGFKLSDSQVGVLLVLPALLLFALITLYPLVSSMYQGLLDKSLLWPGQEFVGLDNVKDVLQNDFSALFKTTMIYTLSSTALPMVLGFAVALILNTPLFGRGLLRSLFLLPWLLPAVVVSFLWMWIFNANYGVLNGFLRELGLIHENINWLGNPDRAMLAIIIAKSWNTFPWIAVMLLAGLQTIPAELYEAAAIDGATRLKQFRHVTIPQLSGVLGTVTLLSFIWNFQHFESIYVMTTGGPARATTTFSVAVYKAAFQSFNLGEAGAIGIVWMALLSVAVILYLRFTSTD; from the coding sequence ATGACCACGCACGCAACTCCACGGGAAACGGCGAAGTCGTTCCCCGGACGCGGGTTCAAGCTGAGCGACAGCCAGGTCGGCGTACTGCTCGTGCTGCCCGCCCTGCTGCTCTTCGCGCTCATCACGCTCTACCCGCTGGTCAGCTCGATGTACCAGGGTCTGCTGGACAAGAGCCTGCTGTGGCCGGGCCAGGAATTCGTCGGCCTGGACAACGTGAAAGACGTGCTGCAAAACGACTTTTCGGCGCTGTTCAAAACGACCATGATCTACACGCTCTCCTCGACGGCTCTGCCGATGGTGCTCGGCTTCGCGGTCGCGCTGATCCTCAACACGCCCCTGTTTGGCCGGGGCCTGCTGCGCAGCCTGTTCCTGCTGCCGTGGCTGCTGCCCGCCGTGGTGGTGTCGTTCTTGTGGATGTGGATCTTCAACGCCAACTATGGCGTGCTGAACGGCTTCCTGCGCGAACTGGGCCTCATTCACGAGAACATCAACTGGCTGGGCAACCCGGACCGCGCGATGCTGGCGATCATCATCGCCAAGTCGTGGAACACATTCCCGTGGATCGCGGTCATGCTGCTGGCCGGGCTGCAAACCATCCCCGCCGAGTTGTACGAAGCCGCCGCCATCGACGGCGCGACGCGCTTGAAGCAGTTCCGCCACGTCACCATTCCGCAGCTCAGCGGCGTGCTGGGCACAGTGACGCTGCTCAGCTTCATCTGGAACTTCCAGCACTTCGAAAGCATTTACGTCATGACGACCGGCGGCCCGGCGCGGGCCACGACCACGTTTTCGGTCGCCGTGTATAAGGCCGCGTTCCAGAGCTTCAACCTGGGCGAAGCGGGCGCGATTGGCATCGTATGGATGGCGCTGCTGTCCGTCGCCGTGATCCTCTACTTGCGGTTCACGTCAACCGATTGA